In the Pseudomonas sp. DTU_2021_1001937_2_SI_NGA_ILE_001 genome, one interval contains:
- the selO gene encoding protein adenylyltransferase SelO translates to MKALDELDFDNRFARLGDAFSTQVLPEPIDEPRLVVASEAALALLDLTCADAEAPLFTEVFSGHKLWADADPRAMVYSGHQFGGYTPRLGDGRGLLLGEVVNDAGQHWDLHLKGAGQTPYSRMGDGRAVLRSSIREFLASEALHALGIPTSRAACVIGSSTPVWRERKESAAMVLRLAQSHVRFGSFEYFYYTKQPERLKELGEYVLANHYPHCLEQDEPWLAMFRDIVERNAELLGLWQAYGFCHGVMNTDNMSILGITFDFGPYAFLDDFDQHFICNHSDHEGRYAFSNQVPIAQWNLSALAQALTPFISVEALREAIGLFLPLYQAHYLDLMRRRLGLTHAEEQDAELIARLLQLMQMGGVDYNLFFRRLGDQPAADALRTLRDDFIDIRGFDAWGESLLERLGRQAEGTEQQRRERMHAVNPLYVLRNYLAQKAIEAAEQGDYSEVRQLHRVLSTPFTEQPGMAEYAKRPPDWGKHLEISCSS, encoded by the coding sequence GTGAAAGCCCTCGACGAACTCGATTTCGACAACCGCTTCGCCCGCCTGGGCGATGCATTCTCCACCCAGGTATTGCCCGAACCCATCGACGAGCCGCGCCTGGTGGTGGCCAGCGAGGCAGCCTTGGCGCTGCTCGACCTGACCTGCGCCGACGCCGAAGCGCCGCTGTTCACCGAAGTGTTCAGCGGCCACAAGCTGTGGGCCGACGCCGACCCGCGGGCGATGGTCTATTCCGGACACCAGTTCGGCGGCTATACGCCGCGGCTGGGCGACGGCCGCGGCCTGCTGCTTGGTGAAGTGGTCAACGATGCCGGCCAGCACTGGGACTTGCACCTCAAGGGCGCCGGGCAGACGCCTTACTCGCGCATGGGCGATGGCCGCGCAGTACTGCGCTCGTCGATCCGCGAATTCCTCGCCAGCGAAGCGCTGCATGCCCTGGGCATTCCCACCAGCCGCGCAGCCTGCGTGATCGGCTCCAGCACCCCGGTGTGGCGCGAGCGCAAGGAAAGCGCGGCCATGGTGCTGCGCCTGGCGCAAAGCCACGTGCGCTTCGGCAGCTTCGAGTACTTCTACTACACCAAACAGCCCGAGCGCTTGAAAGAACTGGGCGAGTACGTGCTGGCCAACCATTACCCGCACTGCCTGGAGCAGGACGAACCCTGGCTGGCGATGTTCCGCGACATCGTCGAGCGCAACGCCGAGCTGCTTGGCCTGTGGCAGGCCTATGGCTTCTGCCACGGCGTGATGAACACCGACAACATGTCGATTCTGGGCATCACCTTCGACTTCGGCCCCTACGCCTTCCTCGACGACTTCGACCAGCATTTCATCTGCAACCATTCCGACCACGAAGGCCGCTACGCTTTCAGCAACCAGGTGCCCATCGCCCAATGGAACCTCAGCGCCCTGGCCCAGGCGTTGACGCCGTTCATCAGCGTCGAGGCGCTGCGCGAGGCCATCGGTCTGTTCCTGCCGTTGTACCAGGCCCACTACCTGGACCTGATGCGCCGCCGCCTGGGGCTGACCCATGCCGAGGAACAGGACGCCGAACTCATCGCCCGGCTGTTGCAGCTGATGCAGATGGGCGGCGTGGATTACAACCTGTTCTTCCGCCGCCTGGGCGACCAGCCGGCTGCCGACGCGTTGCGCACGCTGCGTGACGACTTCATCGACATCCGGGGTTTCGATGCCTGGGGCGAAAGCCTGCTGGAGCGCCTGGGCCGCCAGGCGGAAGGCACCGAGCAACAGCGCCGCGAGCGGATGCATGCGGTCAACCCGCTGTATGTGCTGCGCAACTACCTGGCGCAGAAGGCCATCGAAGCGGCGGAACAGGGCGACTACAGCGAAGTGCGGCAGCTGCACCGAGTATTGAGCACGCCATTCACCGAACAGCCCGGCATGGCCGAATACGCCAAACGGCCGCCGGATTGGGGCAAGCACCTGGAAATCAGCTGCTCGTCCTGA
- a CDS encoding GntR family transcriptional regulator, whose product MNDACSPQPRTLGESITQEMRRMLVEGELVPGQRLSEAALAESLQISRNTLREAFRVLTQEGLLKHAPNRGVTVAVPDMASIIDIYRVRRFIECKALAQGYPQHPGARHMREAVESGMCAREAKDWVAVGTANMMFHRAIVEMADSPRLSAFYGQISAELRLAFGLLKNPEFLHSPYVDMNAAILERLEQGRAEEATHLLEGYLVQSERTVLAAYERSLSR is encoded by the coding sequence ATGAACGACGCTTGCTCTCCACAGCCACGCACGCTGGGAGAATCCATCACCCAAGAAATGCGCAGAATGCTGGTCGAGGGCGAGCTGGTCCCCGGCCAGCGGCTCTCTGAAGCAGCGCTGGCGGAAAGCCTGCAGATCTCGCGCAATACCTTGCGGGAAGCGTTCAGGGTCCTGACCCAGGAAGGCCTGCTCAAGCACGCGCCCAATCGCGGTGTGACCGTGGCGGTGCCCGACATGGCGTCGATCATCGATATCTACCGGGTGCGCCGCTTCATCGAGTGCAAGGCCCTGGCACAGGGTTATCCACAGCACCCGGGCGCACGACACATGCGCGAAGCCGTCGAGAGCGGCATGTGCGCCCGTGAGGCCAAGGACTGGGTGGCGGTGGGTACGGCCAACATGATGTTTCACCGGGCCATCGTGGAAATGGCCGACAGCCCGCGCCTGTCAGCCTTCTATGGGCAGATTTCCGCCGAGCTGCGCCTGGCCTTCGGCCTGTTGAAAAACCCCGAATTCCTCCACTCGCCCTATGTCGATATGAATGCCGCGATTCTCGAACGCCTGGAACAAGGCCGTGCCGAAGAAGCGACGCACCTGCTCGAAGGCTACCTGGTGCAGTCCGAGCGCACCGTGCTGGCTGCCTACGAGCGCAGCCTCAGCCGCTAA
- a CDS encoding NRAMP family divalent metal transporter — MTQTATEFTKARRSSLIAAMFMMTTSAIGPGFLTQTATFTATLGAAFAFGILASILIDFVVQLNIWRIVTLTRMRASDLANTAIPGSGYLLAALVISGGLVFSLGNLAGAGLGLNALTGLDPVWGGALSALLAIAIFSSQRAGIAMDRIMIVLGVLKISLIVFACFASHPPLGEALRQSVWPDFIDFASITTIVGGTVGGYITYAGAHRLLDRGTVGIENIDAVTKAALSGILVTGIARYVLFLAILGVVASGVVIDVSGQGANPAGQAFGAAAGQFGMLMFGLVLWAAGISSMIGASYTSMSFITVFSKKISERARNLATVGFIVLALVCFLLLGKPPAALLVFAGGFNGLILPLGLSIFMYVGWRRADLMDGYHYPRWLLVLGALTCLLSWYMAFKSAKSIFAFIGAA, encoded by the coding sequence GTGACACAGACCGCCACAGAGTTTACGAAAGCACGCCGATCTTCCCTTATCGCCGCCATGTTCATGATGACGACTTCCGCCATCGGTCCGGGTTTCCTGACCCAGACCGCCACCTTCACCGCGACCCTTGGCGCCGCTTTCGCCTTCGGTATCCTGGCCTCGATCCTCATCGACTTCGTCGTTCAGCTGAATATCTGGCGCATTGTCACCCTGACCCGCATGCGCGCCTCGGACCTGGCCAATACGGCGATTCCGGGCAGTGGCTACTTGCTGGCAGCCTTGGTGATTTCCGGCGGCCTGGTGTTCAGCCTCGGCAACCTGGCCGGCGCCGGCCTGGGCCTCAATGCGCTGACCGGCCTGGATCCGGTCTGGGGTGGGGCACTGAGCGCCTTGCTGGCGATTGCCATCTTCTCGTCGCAGCGCGCTGGCATCGCCATGGACCGCATCATGATCGTGCTGGGCGTGCTGAAGATCTCGCTGATCGTCTTCGCCTGCTTTGCGTCGCACCCGCCACTCGGTGAGGCACTACGTCAGTCGGTATGGCCGGACTTCATCGACTTCGCCTCCATCACCACCATCGTCGGCGGCACCGTCGGCGGCTACATCACCTATGCTGGCGCACACCGTCTGCTCGACCGCGGCACCGTGGGTATAGAGAACATCGATGCGGTGACCAAGGCGGCCCTGAGCGGCATCCTGGTCACCGGCATTGCCCGCTACGTGCTGTTCCTGGCGATTCTCGGCGTGGTCGCCAGTGGCGTGGTCATCGACGTTTCCGGCCAGGGTGCCAACCCGGCCGGCCAGGCCTTCGGCGCCGCCGCCGGGCAGTTCGGCATGCTGATGTTCGGCCTGGTGCTGTGGGCCGCGGGTATCAGCAGCATGATCGGTGCGTCCTACACTTCGATGTCGTTCATCACCGTGTTTTCGAAGAAAATCAGCGAGCGTGCGCGTAACCTCGCGACCGTGGGCTTCATCGTCCTGGCGCTGGTCTGCTTCCTGCTGCTGGGCAAGCCGCCTGCGGCGCTGCTGGTGTTCGCCGGGGGCTTCAACGGCCTGATCCTGCCCCTGGGCCTGAGCATCTTCATGTACGTGGGCTGGCGCCGCGCTGACCTGATGGACGGCTACCACTATCCGCGCTGGCTGCTGGTGCTGGGCGCGCTGACCTGCCTGCTGTCGTGGTACATGGCGTTCAAGTCTGCCAAATCCATTTTCGCCTTCATTGGCGCTGCCTGA
- a CDS encoding LamB/YcsF family protein, translating into MRTIDINSDLGESFGAWSMGEDAAILEIVSSANVACGFHAGDPAGILRTLEAAAARGVAVGAHVAYPDLVGFGRRNMDIGSAELSADVIYQIGALQGLARSVGTQVSYVKPHGALYNTIAQNRRQADAVIDALLRLDPTLKLVCLANSPLLGWAREAGLQCVAEAFADRAYTAEGTLVSRSRPGAVLHDAELIARRMLRLVAEGVIEAEDGRQIPLQADSICVHGDSHDAVTIARTLKAGLLAAGVNIRAFSQGQAS; encoded by the coding sequence ATGCGAACCATCGACATCAACAGTGACCTGGGCGAGAGCTTTGGCGCCTGGAGCATGGGCGAAGACGCGGCGATTCTCGAAATCGTCAGCAGCGCCAACGTTGCCTGTGGCTTTCACGCCGGCGACCCGGCCGGCATCCTGCGCACCCTGGAGGCGGCGGCGGCCAGGGGCGTGGCGGTCGGCGCGCATGTCGCCTATCCCGACCTGGTCGGCTTCGGGCGGCGCAACATGGACATCGGCTCGGCCGAGCTGAGCGCCGATGTGATCTACCAGATCGGCGCCCTGCAGGGCCTGGCGCGCAGCGTCGGCACCCAGGTCAGCTACGTGAAGCCGCATGGCGCGCTGTACAACACCATCGCCCAGAACCGCCGCCAGGCCGATGCGGTGATCGACGCGCTGCTGCGCCTCGACCCGACGCTGAAACTGGTATGCCTGGCCAATTCACCGCTGCTCGGCTGGGCCCGTGAGGCCGGCTTGCAGTGCGTGGCCGAGGCGTTCGCCGACCGCGCCTACACCGCTGAAGGCACCCTGGTGTCGCGCTCGCGGCCCGGCGCCGTGTTGCACGATGCCGAACTGATCGCCCGACGCATGCTGCGTCTGGTCGCCGAAGGCGTCATCGAAGCCGAAGACGGTCGCCAGATCCCTCTGCAGGCCGACTCGATCTGCGTGCATGGCGACAGCCACGACGCGGTGACCATCGCCCGTACCCTCAAGGCCGGGCTGCTCGCCGCTGGTGTGAACATCCGTGCATTCAGCCAGGGCCAAGCATCATGA
- a CDS encoding putative hydro-lyase, with the protein MNALQRARESAAAARARYRAGEVAPTAGQAPGLTQANLISLPREWAYDFLLFAQRNPQACPILDVTEPGSHQTVLAEQADLRTDIPLYRVWRDGQLVDEVQDASPLWAQQGDLVSFLIGCSFTFEADLLEAGIDVRHISQGCNVPMYRSNRQCRPAGRLQGEMVVSMRPIPASRVSEAVKITARYPAVHGAPVHIGEPRLLGIEDIARPDFGDAVAVHEGEIPVFWACGVTPQAVVMASRVPFAITHAPGHMFITDVPDSHYHV; encoded by the coding sequence ATGAACGCACTGCAACGCGCCCGTGAGTCCGCTGCCGCCGCCCGCGCCCGTTACCGCGCCGGTGAAGTGGCGCCCACCGCCGGCCAGGCCCCCGGCCTGACCCAGGCCAACCTGATTTCGCTGCCGCGCGAATGGGCCTATGACTTCCTGCTGTTCGCCCAGCGCAACCCGCAGGCCTGCCCGATCCTCGACGTCACCGAGCCGGGCAGCCACCAGACCGTGCTGGCCGAGCAGGCCGACTTGCGCACCGATATTCCGCTGTACCGGGTGTGGCGCGACGGCCAGCTGGTCGATGAAGTGCAGGATGCCTCGCCCCTGTGGGCGCAGCAGGGCGACCTGGTGAGCTTTCTGATCGGCTGCAGCTTCACCTTCGAAGCCGACCTGCTGGAGGCCGGCATCGACGTGCGGCACATCAGTCAAGGCTGCAACGTGCCGATGTATCGTTCCAACCGCCAGTGCCGGCCCGCCGGCCGGCTGCAGGGCGAGATGGTGGTGTCGATGCGCCCGATCCCGGCCAGCCGGGTGTCCGAGGCGGTGAAGATCACCGCGCGCTATCCGGCGGTGCATGGCGCCCCGGTGCATATCGGCGAGCCGCGGCTGCTGGGCATCGAGGACATCGCCAGGCCGGACTTCGGTGACGCGGTAGCGGTGCACGAAGGCGAGATTCCGGTGTTCTGGGCCTGTGGGGTCACGCCTCAGGCCGTGGTCATGGCGTCTCGCGTGCCGTTTGCGATCACGCATGCGCCCGGGCACATGTTCATCACCGACGTGCCCGACAGCCACTACCACGTATAG
- a CDS encoding 5-oxoprolinase/urea amidolyase family protein, with protein sequence MRFYPVNLDALLVELANLDETLALFDSLQQQPIAGVQEIVPAARTLLVQFRPGAIGPEALAAQIAARDIHGPARQAGRLVEIPVHYNGEDLQDVARELDISVEEVIRRHTGSDYNVAFCGFAPGFAYLSGGAGFVVPRRSTPRTRIPAGAVALAGGFSGIYPQASPGGWQIIGVTPLKMWDLQRDEAALLKPGYRVRFQDAGRLPTQSVTVPVAERQPAAPVTGDCLEILSPGLQTLLQDLGRPGRAGEGISASGAMDRGALRSANRAVGNDPGTACLEILMGGLSFTCHGQALVALTGAEAAIEVRSAEGQVLHPPLYQPFALHDGDRVSIGSPSAGLRNYLAVRGGFSVAPILGSLSTDTLAQVGPAPLASGDRLGFERQPGGRAVSLSEQPAFAMPRRDQLITLDVVMGPRSDWFTPAALALLAEQTWQVTPQSNRIGIRLAGEQSLERAVGGELPSEGTVVGAIQVPPSGQPVLFLADHPLTGGYPVIGAVASHHLDLAGQIPVNARIRFNPLAAFEPVLPVSPDETQNK encoded by the coding sequence ATGCGTTTCTATCCGGTCAACCTGGACGCCCTCCTGGTTGAATTGGCCAATCTGGACGAGACCCTCGCGCTGTTCGATTCGCTGCAGCAGCAGCCCATCGCCGGCGTGCAGGAGATCGTCCCGGCGGCGCGGACCCTGCTGGTGCAGTTCCGCCCGGGCGCAATCGGCCCTGAGGCCCTGGCGGCGCAGATCGCCGCGCGGGATATCCATGGCCCGGCGCGCCAGGCTGGGCGCCTGGTGGAGATTCCCGTGCATTACAACGGCGAAGACCTCCAGGACGTCGCCCGTGAGCTGGACATCAGCGTCGAAGAGGTCATTCGTCGCCACACCGGCAGCGACTATAACGTGGCCTTCTGCGGCTTTGCGCCGGGCTTCGCCTACCTGAGCGGCGGCGCCGGCTTCGTGGTGCCGCGGCGCAGTACGCCGCGCACGCGCATCCCCGCCGGGGCGGTGGCCCTGGCCGGTGGCTTCAGCGGCATCTATCCACAGGCAAGCCCCGGCGGCTGGCAGATCATCGGCGTCACGCCGCTGAAAATGTGGGACCTGCAGCGTGACGAAGCGGCGCTGCTCAAGCCCGGCTACCGGGTGCGTTTCCAGGATGCCGGTCGGTTGCCGACGCAGAGCGTGACAGTGCCGGTCGCCGAGCGCCAACCCGCTGCGCCGGTCACGGGCGACTGCCTGGAAATTCTCTCGCCGGGCCTGCAGACCCTGCTGCAGGACCTCGGCCGGCCGGGCCGCGCCGGGGAGGGTATCTCCGCCTCCGGAGCCATGGACCGTGGCGCGCTGCGTTCGGCCAACCGCGCCGTGGGCAATGACCCTGGCACGGCTTGCCTGGAAATCCTCATGGGCGGCCTGAGTTTCACCTGCCATGGTCAGGCGCTGGTCGCGCTCACGGGGGCCGAGGCGGCCATCGAAGTGCGCAGCGCCGAGGGCCAGGTGTTGCATCCGCCGCTGTACCAGCCTTTCGCCCTGCACGACGGCGACCGGGTCAGCATCGGCTCGCCCAGCGCCGGCCTGCGCAACTACCTGGCGGTGCGCGGCGGCTTCAGCGTGGCGCCGATCCTCGGCAGCTTGTCCACCGACACCCTGGCGCAGGTCGGTCCGGCACCGCTGGCAAGCGGCGACCGCCTGGGCTTCGAGCGCCAGCCTGGTGGCCGGGCGGTGTCGCTCAGCGAGCAGCCGGCCTTCGCCATGCCGCGCCGTGACCAGCTGATTACCCTGGATGTGGTCATGGGCCCGCGCAGCGACTGGTTCACCCCGGCGGCCCTGGCGCTGCTCGCCGAGCAGACCTGGCAGGTCACCCCGCAGTCGAACCGCATCGGCATCCGCCTGGCGGGCGAGCAGAGCCTGGAACGCGCCGTGGGTGGCGAGCTGCCCAGCGAAGGCACGGTGGTCGGCGCCATTCAGGTGCCACCCAGCGGCCAGCCGGTGCTGTTTCTTGCCGACCACCCGCTGACCGGCGGCTACCCGGTGATCGGTGCTGTGGCCAGCCACCACCTTGACCTGGCCGGACAGATCCCGGTCAACGCGCGCATCCGCTTCAACCCGCTGGCGGCTTTCGAACCCGTGCTTCCCGTTTCTCCAGACGAGACCCAGAACAAATGA